A single genomic interval of Thermoanaerobaculia bacterium harbors:
- a CDS encoding carbohydrate-binding family 9-like protein: MSDEIVVPRIGPTDRLVELPAHRLVDAVTGAAPRLATALRIAARGDVLLVRFDARHRGIVATLRETNAPLWTEDVVEAFLSAEDPPRRYVELEVNPLGARFSARVDSPEGTRKGMSVATFECPGFSAGVKRGERRWSALLRVPASAFGGESIPETFRANFFRIDRATSEFSALFPTRADPPDFHVGSAFGRFRVADGTGLE, translated from the coding sequence ATGTCCGACGAGATCGTCGTTCCCCGTATCGGTCCGACGGACCGGCTGGTCGAGCTGCCGGCGCACCGGCTCGTCGACGCGGTCACCGGCGCGGCGCCGCGGCTTGCGACGGCGCTCCGGATCGCCGCGCGCGGCGACGTCCTCCTCGTCCGGTTCGACGCGCGGCACCGCGGCATCGTCGCGACGCTCCGCGAGACGAACGCCCCGCTCTGGACCGAGGACGTCGTGGAGGCGTTTCTGTCGGCCGAAGACCCGCCGCGCCGCTACGTCGAGCTCGAGGTGAACCCGCTCGGCGCGCGTTTCTCGGCGCGGGTCGACTCGCCCGAAGGAACGCGGAAGGGAATGTCCGTCGCGACTTTCGAGTGTCCCGGCTTTTCGGCCGGGGTCAAGCGCGGCGAGCGCCGCTGGAGCGCGCTGCTCCGCGTGCCCGCGTCGGCCTTCGGCGGCGAGTCCATTCCCGAGACCTTCCGCGCGAACTTCTTCCGCATCGACCGGGCGACGTCGGAGTTCTCCGCGCTCTTTCCGACCCGGGCGGACCCGCCGGATTTCCACGTCGGGTCGGCGTTCGGGAGATTTCGCGTCGCCGATGGCACCGGACTTGAATGA
- a CDS encoding L,D-transpeptidase family protein has product MAIPADFRAFVIAAALLAVPAASLSSSQRPIPRKHRNSHRPAPKRVDFDAQSANDAAVEKPLSRGVSGPAVLRAQVLLDRAHFSPGEIDGSMGDNTLRAAAAFDAANGIDASVPVSEKTWKALDRDRSPVVVPYMIAPEDEAGPFLPIPEDMMEKANLPSMPYASPLEELAERFHSSPALLRKMNPAADFGAAGSTIIALDVDRAPLPKAASIRVSGSDLSVTALDASGKAIARYPATVGSEHDPLPLGEWKINGIGHDPVFHYNPDLFWDADAKDGKTTIPAGPNNPVGVVWIDLSKPHYGIHGTAEPATIGRSQSHGCIRLTNWDALDLAQLVAPGTPASLVP; this is encoded by the coding sequence GTGGCGATCCCTGCGGATTTTCGCGCCTTCGTGATCGCGGCCGCGCTGCTCGCGGTCCCCGCGGCGTCGCTCTCTTCGTCGCAGCGGCCGATTCCCCGGAAGCATCGCAACAGCCACCGCCCGGCGCCGAAGCGCGTCGATTTCGACGCGCAGTCCGCCAACGACGCCGCCGTCGAGAAGCCGCTGTCGCGCGGCGTTTCCGGGCCGGCGGTGCTGCGGGCGCAGGTGCTCCTCGACCGCGCCCACTTCTCGCCGGGTGAGATCGACGGCTCGATGGGAGACAACACGCTCCGCGCCGCGGCGGCCTTCGACGCGGCCAACGGGATCGACGCCTCCGTCCCGGTCTCGGAGAAAACGTGGAAAGCGCTCGATCGCGACCGGAGCCCCGTCGTCGTTCCCTACATGATCGCGCCGGAGGACGAGGCGGGCCCGTTCCTCCCCATTCCCGAGGACATGATGGAGAAGGCGAATCTGCCGTCGATGCCGTACGCGTCTCCGCTCGAGGAGCTCGCCGAGCGATTCCACTCGAGCCCGGCGCTGCTCCGGAAGATGAATCCCGCGGCCGACTTCGGCGCCGCCGGCTCGACGATCATCGCGCTCGACGTCGACCGCGCGCCGCTCCCGAAGGCCGCCTCGATCCGCGTGAGCGGAAGCGATCTCTCCGTCACCGCCCTCGACGCCTCGGGGAAGGCGATCGCGCGCTACCCCGCGACCGTCGGAAGCGAGCACGATCCGCTGCCGCTGGGCGAGTGGAAGATCAACGGGATCGGGCACGACCCGGTCTTCCACTACAACCCGGATCTGTTCTGGGACGCCGATGCGAAGGACGGGAAGACGACGATCCCCGCGGGGCCCAACAATCCGGTCGGAGTCGTCTGGATCGATCTCTCGAAGCCGCATTACGGGATCCACGGAACGGCCGAGCCGGCGACGATCGGGAGATCGCAGTCGCACGGCTGCATCCGGCTGACGAACTGGGACGCGCTCGATCTCGCGCAGCTCGTCGCGCCCGGGACGCCGGCCTCTCTCGTTCCATGA
- a CDS encoding M23 family metallopeptidase produces MKSLAESARPGDSGNVRSAGPGVVVFWSALAFFVAALVFWVPRHRVGAPASRLPREPSAARGAPRAEPSGADGGTQPAPDRAGEVRLSMPIAGLRPSDLRDSFEEIHSGHRHEAIDILEPRNTAVLAVDDGTIRKLFHSVPGGITIYQFDPTETRCYYYAHLERYAEGLAEGQRVSSGQTIGYVGTSGNAPPQTPHLHFAIYRLGPEKRWWQGEAIDPYPLLTRARRSIE; encoded by the coding sequence ATGAAGAGCCTCGCGGAGAGCGCCCGCCCCGGAGATTCGGGGAACGTAAGGAGCGCCGGGCCGGGAGTCGTCGTCTTCTGGTCCGCGCTCGCGTTTTTCGTCGCCGCACTCGTCTTCTGGGTGCCCCGTCACCGGGTCGGCGCGCCGGCCTCGCGACTGCCGCGAGAGCCCTCCGCCGCGCGCGGCGCACCGCGCGCCGAGCCCTCCGGCGCAGACGGCGGGACGCAGCCGGCGCCCGACCGGGCCGGCGAGGTCCGTCTGTCGATGCCGATCGCGGGGCTTCGCCCGTCCGACCTGCGCGACAGCTTCGAGGAGATCCATTCCGGCCACCGCCACGAGGCGATCGACATCCTCGAGCCTCGCAATACCGCCGTTCTCGCGGTCGACGACGGCACCATCCGGAAGCTCTTCCACAGCGTGCCGGGAGGCATCACGATCTACCAGTTCGATCCGACGGAGACTCGCTGCTACTACTACGCTCATCTCGAGCGATACGCCGAGGGGCTCGCCGAGGGGCAGCGGGTGAGCTCCGGACAGACGATCGGATACGTCGGAACGTCGGGAAACGCCCCTCCGCAGACCCCGCACCTGCATTTCGCGATCTACCGGCTCGGGCCGGAAAAGCGGTGGTGGCAGGGGGAGGCGATCGACCCGTATCCCCTTCTGACGCGGGCGCGCCGATCCATCGAATGA